From Daucus carota subsp. sativus chromosome 6, DH1 v3.0, whole genome shotgun sequence, the proteins below share one genomic window:
- the LOC108225294 gene encoding pentatricopeptide repeat-containing protein At5g18390, mitochondrial, giving the protein MLVRARLCFYERVLNVTRANAVVYRSFGAMTSPVFKDNEGSKVRGGGGVSNDDYFATVHHISNVVRRDIYMERTLNKMCISRIVNSELVYRVLRNCCHCGSESFRFFNWARTQHPQYDPTTLEFEELLKTLARTKCWETMWKVAHQMKTQEIPLSPSVVSYIIDQYGKHGLIDQAVELFNRLKNFNCPQTTEIYNSLLYALCEVKNFQGAYALIRRMVRKGGVPDKKTYSVLVNGWCSAGKLKEAQEFLEEMSQKGFNPPVRGRDLLIDGLLNAGYIESAKGLVRKMTKEGFVPDVATFNSLAEAVCKSGELGFCIDIYHAVCRLGFSPDIDTYKIMIMAASKADKIDDAIAVLHKSIEDGHKPFPSLYAPILKGLCRRGQFDDAYSFFSDMKVKGHPPNRPVYTMLIRMSVRGSRFVEAGNYLVEMTELNLSPLSRNFDMVTDGLKTCGKHDLAKKIEQLEISLRGI; this is encoded by the coding sequence ATGCTGGTTCGCGCAAGACTCTGTTTTTACGAGAGGGTTTTGAATGTTACAAGAGCCAATGCTGTTGTGTATAGAAGTTTTGGTGCCATGACAAGTCCCGTTTTTAAAGATAATGAGGGTAGTAAAGTTAGAGGCGGTGGGGGAGTTTCAAATGATGATTACTTTGCGACTGTACATCATATATCAAATGTGGTTCGTCGTGACATTTACATGGAGAGAACGCTCAATAAAATGTGTATATCTCGTATAGTCAATTCTGAGTTGGTGTATCGTGTGCTCCGTAATTGTTGTCATTGTGGATCTGAGTCGTTTCGGTTTTTTAATTGGGCGCGGACCCAACATCCTCAGTATGACCCAACCACACTTGAGTTTGAAGAACTTCTGAAGACTCTTGCTCGGACTAAGTGTTGGGAAACTATGTGGAAGGTTGCGCACCAAATGAAGACCCAAGAAATACCGTTATCACCATCAGTTGTATCATACATCATAGACCAATATGGTAAACATGGTCTCATAGACCAGGCTGTTGAGCTCTTCAATCGACTGAAGAACTTCAACTGCCCCCAAACTACTGAAATATACAACTCATTGCTATATGCCCTCTGTGAGGTCAAGAACTTCCAAGGTGCTTATGCATTGATTCGGAGAATGGTCCGAAAAGGTGGAGTCCCAGACAAAAAGACATACTCTGTTCTAGTGAATGGATGGTGCTCTGCAGGGAAGTTGAAAGAAGCTCAAGAATTTCTTGAAGAGATGAGCCAGAAGGGGTTCAACCCACCTGTCCGTGGCCGGGATCTATTGATTGATGGGTTGTTAAATGCAGGCTATATCGAATCAGCAAAAGGGTTGGTGAGGAAAATGACCAAAGAAGGTTTTGTGCCAGATGTTGCAACGTTTAACTCTCTAGCAGAAGCTGTATGCAAATCTGGGGAGTTAGGTTTTTGCATTGATATTTACCATGCAGTTTGTAGATTGGGGTTTTCTCCGGATATTGATACCTATAAGATTATGATCATGGCAGCTTCAAAAGCAGATAAGATTGATGACGCTATTGCAGTTCTTCATAAATCTATCGAGGACGGACACAAGCCGTTTCCTAGTTTGTACGCTCCTATATTGAAGGGTCTGTGTAGGAGAGGACAGTTTGACGATGCTTATAGCTTTTTCAGTGATATGAAGGTAAAGGGGCATCCACCAAATCGACCAGTTTATACCATGCTAATAAGAATGTCTGTACGTGGCAGTAGATTTGTTGAGGCTGGTAATTATTTGGTAGAGATGACTGAGCTAAACTTATCACCCTTGTCTAGAAACTTCGACATGGTTACTGATGGATTAAAGACTTGTGGAAAGCATGATCTTGCCAAGAAAATAGAGCAGTTGGAAATATCTCTCCGTGGAATCTAA
- the LOC108224574 gene encoding protein OSB4, chloroplastic isoform X2: MAISSSSAMNFIATTTRSISSKLLFSPSIFSFSLNPHRLISYKYPIIISRSLSTTMTLWETHHKPTSKTPKSDDPFEQLGPRSGFEKKELSFARPTEIPWQKKVSNLVKLIGCIQAPVRFHELPDGKTWAATVISQEKKGSVSLRIPLLFEGDLAHIAASHLKEKDYVYIDGQLSADSPPVALKCEQSSLQVVVHNVNFVEGSSWKKNFSDSKIMVPLESFERDDTLQKKVSRDDDYQREESVKDSTSRKKESVEEFKILDQSLLDLITNPQEWWDIRLKQANSSAAYEHKVDGKVVHINESTPDWIKKELESLPFDRKTEKKSSKVSMNNSGELILNSWRDLLKNSKQWRDYRDNKLQGLVKPNYPDFKNKDSGAALWLDRAPDWVLPGLEGLEFDAPLQKGKKADDDSWKDLLENSEKWWDNRLNKKNPKAPDFKHKDLGTALWLSDTPAWALSKLPPQKV, from the exons ATGGCGATTTCCTCCTCATCCGCCATGAATTTCATAGCCACTACCACTCGTTCAATCTCTTCTAAACTCCTCTTCTCACCCTCCatcttctcattttctttaaATCCCCACCGTTTGATTTCATACAAATATCCCATTATAATATCTCGCTCACTCTCCACCACAATGACCCTCTGGGAAACCCACCACAAACCCACCTCCAAAACGCCTAAATCTGATGACCCTTTTGAGCAATTGGGCCCAAGATCAGGTTTTGAGAAGAAAGAATTGAGCTTTGCCAGGCCAACTGAGATTCCCTGGCAGAAGAAAGTGTCTAATTTGGTTAAGTTAATTGGTTGTATTCAGGCACCGGTTCGGTTTCATGAGTTGCCTGATGGGAAGACTTGGGCTGCTACTGTAATTTCTCAGGAGAAGAAGGGGTCTGTTTCTTTAAG GATTCCATTACTATTTGAAGGCGATCTAGCACATATTGCTGCTTCTCATTTAAAGGAGAAAGATTATGTTTATATAGATGGACAACTAAGTGCGGATTCCCCCCCAGTTGCTTTGAAATGCGAGCAATCAAGTTTGCAG GTTGTGGTGCATAATGTCAACTTTGTGGAAGGTTCTTCATGGAAGAAAAACTTTAGTGATAGCAAAATTATGGTTCCTTTAG aAAGTTTTGAGCGTGATGACACTCTTCAAAAGAAAGTAAGCAGGGATGATGATTACCAAAGGGAAGAAAGTGTTAAGGACAGCACTTCACGGAAAAAGGAAAGTGTTGAGGAGTTTAAGATCTTGGACCAGTCACTCCTAGATCTCATAACAAATCCTCAAGAATGGTGGGACATCAGGTTGAAACAG GCCAATTCATCTGCGGCATATGAGCACAAGGTTGATGGCAAGGTTGTTCACATTAATGAGTCTACTCCAGACTGGATTAAGAAGGAATTAGAGAGTTTGCCATTTGATCGTAAAACTGAAAAGAAAAGCTCTAAAG TTAGTATGAACAATAGTGGAGAACTCATATTGAACTCATGGAGGGACCTTCTTAAAAATTCGAAGCAATGGCGTGATTATCGAGATAATAAGCTCCAAGGATTG GTGAAGCCAAATTAcccagattttaaaaataaggatAGTGGTGCTGCGCTATGGCTAGATAGGGCTCCAGATTGGGTATTGCCAGGACTTGAAGGACTAGAGTTTGATGCTCCACTGCAGAAGGGGAAAAAAGCAG ATGATGACTCTTGGAAGGACCTGTTAGAAAATTCAGAAAAGTGGTGGGACAACAGATTGAATAAG aaaaatccaaaagctcCAGACTTTAAACATAAAGATTTAGGCACAGCATTATGGCTTAGCGACACTCCAGCTTGGGCATTGTCCAAGTTGCCACCTCAGAAAGTTTAA
- the LOC108224574 gene encoding protein OSB4, chloroplastic isoform X1 has product MAISSSSAMNFIATTTRSISSKLLFSPSIFSFSLNPHRLISYKYPIIISRSLSTTMTLWETHHKPTSKTPKSDDPFEQLGPRSGFEKKELSFARPTEIPWQKKVSNLVKLIGCIQAPVRFHELPDGKTWAATVISQEKKGSVSLRIPLLFEGDLAHIAASHLKEKDYVYIDGQLSADSPPVALKCEQSSLQVVVHNVNFVEGSSWKKNFSDSKIMVPLESFERDDTLQKKVSRDDDYQREESVKDSTSRKKESVEEFKILDQSLLDLITNPQEWWDIRLKQANSSAAYEHKVDGKVVHINESTPDWIKKELESLPFDRKTEKKSSKGGRVSMNNSGELILNSWRDLLKNSKQWRDYRDNKLQGLVKPNYPDFKNKDSGAALWLDRAPDWVLPGLEGLEFDAPLQKGKKADDDSWKDLLENSEKWWDNRLNKKNPKAPDFKHKDLGTALWLSDTPAWALSKLPPQKV; this is encoded by the exons ATGGCGATTTCCTCCTCATCCGCCATGAATTTCATAGCCACTACCACTCGTTCAATCTCTTCTAAACTCCTCTTCTCACCCTCCatcttctcattttctttaaATCCCCACCGTTTGATTTCATACAAATATCCCATTATAATATCTCGCTCACTCTCCACCACAATGACCCTCTGGGAAACCCACCACAAACCCACCTCCAAAACGCCTAAATCTGATGACCCTTTTGAGCAATTGGGCCCAAGATCAGGTTTTGAGAAGAAAGAATTGAGCTTTGCCAGGCCAACTGAGATTCCCTGGCAGAAGAAAGTGTCTAATTTGGTTAAGTTAATTGGTTGTATTCAGGCACCGGTTCGGTTTCATGAGTTGCCTGATGGGAAGACTTGGGCTGCTACTGTAATTTCTCAGGAGAAGAAGGGGTCTGTTTCTTTAAG GATTCCATTACTATTTGAAGGCGATCTAGCACATATTGCTGCTTCTCATTTAAAGGAGAAAGATTATGTTTATATAGATGGACAACTAAGTGCGGATTCCCCCCCAGTTGCTTTGAAATGCGAGCAATCAAGTTTGCAG GTTGTGGTGCATAATGTCAACTTTGTGGAAGGTTCTTCATGGAAGAAAAACTTTAGTGATAGCAAAATTATGGTTCCTTTAG aAAGTTTTGAGCGTGATGACACTCTTCAAAAGAAAGTAAGCAGGGATGATGATTACCAAAGGGAAGAAAGTGTTAAGGACAGCACTTCACGGAAAAAGGAAAGTGTTGAGGAGTTTAAGATCTTGGACCAGTCACTCCTAGATCTCATAACAAATCCTCAAGAATGGTGGGACATCAGGTTGAAACAG GCCAATTCATCTGCGGCATATGAGCACAAGGTTGATGGCAAGGTTGTTCACATTAATGAGTCTACTCCAGACTGGATTAAGAAGGAATTAGAGAGTTTGCCATTTGATCGTAAAACTGAAAAGAAAAGCTCTAAAGGTGGTCGTG TTAGTATGAACAATAGTGGAGAACTCATATTGAACTCATGGAGGGACCTTCTTAAAAATTCGAAGCAATGGCGTGATTATCGAGATAATAAGCTCCAAGGATTG GTGAAGCCAAATTAcccagattttaaaaataaggatAGTGGTGCTGCGCTATGGCTAGATAGGGCTCCAGATTGGGTATTGCCAGGACTTGAAGGACTAGAGTTTGATGCTCCACTGCAGAAGGGGAAAAAAGCAG ATGATGACTCTTGGAAGGACCTGTTAGAAAATTCAGAAAAGTGGTGGGACAACAGATTGAATAAG aaaaatccaaaagctcCAGACTTTAAACATAAAGATTTAGGCACAGCATTATGGCTTAGCGACACTCCAGCTTGGGCATTGTCCAAGTTGCCACCTCAGAAAGTTTAA